One genomic window of Actinomycetota bacterium includes the following:
- a CDS encoding restriction endonuclease subunit S: protein MITAALGDVAEFVNGFAFKPDDWHEDGTAIVRIQNLTDVTKPFNRTRRQLPERFKVQRGDLLVSWSATLGVFIWDSTDPAFVNQHIFKVVPQASRIDSGFLRHMLASAIRSMERHLHGATMKHINRAEFLATEIPLPALANQRRIAAILDQGERIQVKTLRAIHLLEDLSQSIFNDMFGQWLGTSTKLPSRPLAEWIDPMRPITYGILKPGIDVADGIPYVRVTDIQRGKIEVSSLRRTTEAIASEYQRSRLLPGDLLISIRGHVGRLAFVPLELEGANITQDSARLAVVDSDTAVFLRAAIESPGAQSWMARRTKGAAVRGINLGDLRELPIPLPSTSDISRFAEIHRQLELTSELANALVVPTFELFTSLQNRAFEGAL from the coding sequence ATGATCACTGCCGCTCTCGGAGATGTCGCGGAATTTGTCAACGGGTTTGCCTTCAAACCTGACGATTGGCACGAAGATGGAACGGCCATAGTTCGAATCCAAAATCTCACAGACGTGACGAAGCCGTTCAATCGCACAAGACGCCAGTTACCGGAACGATTCAAAGTTCAGCGGGGTGATTTGCTGGTCTCCTGGTCAGCAACGCTCGGGGTCTTTATCTGGGATTCGACAGATCCGGCATTCGTCAATCAGCACATCTTCAAGGTAGTTCCTCAGGCAAGTCGAATTGACTCGGGATTCCTGCGTCACATGTTGGCGAGCGCTATTCGTTCCATGGAGCGTCACTTGCACGGGGCGACTATGAAACACATCAATCGTGCCGAATTCTTGGCAACCGAGATACCGCTCCCAGCGCTAGCGAACCAGCGCCGTATCGCAGCGATTCTTGATCAAGGCGAACGGATTCAGGTAAAAACTTTGAGAGCAATCCATCTGCTTGAGGACCTGAGCCAATCAATCTTCAATGACATGTTTGGACAATGGCTCGGCACATCAACCAAGCTTCCTTCGCGTCCTCTGGCCGAATGGATTGATCCGATGCGTCCAATCACGTACGGCATCCTGAAACCAGGAATAGACGTAGCTGATGGAATCCCGTACGTGCGCGTTACTGACATTCAGCGAGGAAAGATAGAAGTTTCAAGCCTTCGACGAACAACTGAAGCAATCGCTAGCGAATATCAACGGTCGCGTTTGCTCCCGGGAGACTTGCTCATATCAATTCGAGGCCACGTTGGTCGACTTGCATTTGTGCCGCTGGAGCTCGAAGGCGCAAACATCACACAGGATTCCGCCCGTCTTGCGGTAGTTGACAGCGACACAGCTGTATTTTTGCGCGCAGCCATAGAGTCACCTGGCGCCCAATCCTGGATGGCACGCCGTACCAAGGGTGCTGCTGTGCGGGGTATCAACCTTGGTGATCTTCGGGAACTTCCGATTCCTTTGCCTTCGACGAGCGACATTTCGAGATTCGCCGAGATTCATCGACAGCTAGAACTCACGTCCGAACTGGCAAATGCATTAGTGGTGCCAACCTTCGAGCTCTTCACGTCACTCCAGAACCGAGCTTTCGAGGGCGCCTTGTGA
- a CDS encoding DEAD/DEAH box helicase family protein translates to MTGNFDFVQSTLPALHVDCVRAESYGSSDPRSACFYSRRAVEELVAYLYDLLSLPLPYKDDLAARINDAAFSSKVGAGIAQKLNLIRKLGNAAVHDNKPIPPQTAFSALREVHHVMVWAAFHYSPNPQAVPLNAAFDPALAAKAAPLSRSELMQLAAKIKANDEAHAKALAKKDDLAAAKDAEIIELRALVSAAQAANKAVDNHDYSESETRDLFIDVLLAEAGWALTDQRDREYEVAGMPNADGKGFVDYVLWGADGLPLAVVEAKRTTKSAQVGQQQAKLYADCLEQQFGRRPVIFYTSGYQHWLWDDAAGYPPRAVQGFFTADELELVIQRRSTRQPLSSAQVNAQIVERPYQVRAIRAVDDAFDSKQRDALLVMATGSGKTRTVIALSEQLMKANWARRILFLADRTALVNQAANAFKAHLPAATTVNLVTEKITDGRVYVSTYPTMMNLINEVDETGRRFGPGYFDLIVIDEAHRSVYAKYGAIFDYFDAMLVGLTATPKDEVDHNTYRLFHLEDGVPTDAYGLDEAVEAGYLVPPRAVSLGTRFLRQGIKYADLSEEEKDDWDAVDWGEDGVIPDEVGAEELNRFLFNEDTVDKALGALMADGYKVAGGDRIGKTIIFAKNTAHAEFISQRFDIGWPEFAGHYARVITHATPYAQSLIDDFSQADKSPHIAISVDMLDTGIDVPEVVNLVFFKAVRSKSKFWQMIGRGTRLRPALFGPSQDKRDFLVFDFCGNLEYFSQDLPGSEGSLQKSLTQRLFEARLGLLSGLDATHVDAELRATTAKSLHNIVAGMNLDNVLVRPHRRAIERFASWENWSSLTPEDLEIAASVAGLPTSLRDDDEDAKRFDLLILRRQLAQLQDDALTKERLRETVQNIAAALLGKTSIPSVFEQAVLLEQVAGDEWWIDVTLPMLEVARLRIRGLVKFADKAQRNAVYTDFEDELGEATEVQLPGLTPGLNIERFRAKAAAYLREHQDNIALQRLRRNRQLTAEDLSALEEMLVTAGVAQPAEVTWASQQEGGLGLFIRSLVGLDRQAATEAFAKYLDGSLYTATQIHFINLIVEELTNNGVMSVDRLFESPFTDHAPTGPDYVFPSSDVSAILGTLQEITQHAIAGPQAS, encoded by the coding sequence GTGACTGGCAATTTCGACTTCGTCCAATCGACGTTACCTGCTCTTCACGTCGATTGCGTTCGGGCAGAGTCCTATGGTTCAAGTGACCCGCGATCCGCTTGCTTTTATAGTCGACGCGCTGTAGAGGAACTTGTCGCCTATTTGTACGACCTGCTATCGCTTCCGTTGCCCTACAAAGATGACCTGGCCGCGCGGATTAATGATGCAGCCTTCTCCTCAAAGGTTGGCGCGGGCATAGCGCAGAAATTGAACCTCATTCGCAAACTAGGCAATGCTGCAGTCCACGACAACAAGCCAATCCCGCCCCAGACCGCGTTCTCAGCGCTGCGCGAGGTACATCACGTGATGGTCTGGGCTGCTTTCCACTATTCACCAAACCCACAAGCCGTTCCATTGAATGCGGCGTTTGACCCCGCACTCGCAGCCAAGGCCGCGCCCCTCTCGCGATCTGAACTCATGCAACTTGCCGCGAAGATCAAGGCCAACGACGAGGCCCATGCAAAAGCCCTCGCCAAGAAGGACGATCTTGCGGCAGCCAAGGACGCCGAAATTATCGAGCTACGGGCGCTCGTCTCAGCCGCACAGGCGGCGAACAAAGCCGTTGACAACCATGATTACTCCGAGTCGGAGACTCGAGATCTATTTATTGATGTGCTCCTGGCAGAGGCCGGATGGGCGCTGACCGATCAACGTGATCGTGAGTATGAAGTCGCGGGCATGCCGAATGCTGACGGCAAAGGATTTGTTGACTACGTGCTCTGGGGTGCCGACGGACTTCCACTCGCTGTTGTAGAGGCCAAGCGAACGACGAAGAGCGCCCAAGTCGGTCAGCAACAAGCCAAGCTCTACGCCGACTGCCTGGAGCAGCAGTTCGGACGCCGACCGGTGATCTTCTATACCAGTGGGTATCAGCATTGGCTGTGGGATGACGCCGCTGGATATCCACCAAGAGCCGTGCAGGGATTCTTCACAGCAGACGAGCTCGAACTCGTGATCCAAAGACGCAGCACCCGTCAGCCGCTCTCGAGCGCACAGGTCAATGCACAGATTGTCGAACGGCCATATCAAGTCCGTGCGATTCGCGCGGTTGACGATGCCTTCGACAGCAAGCAGCGCGATGCACTGCTAGTAATGGCCACAGGTTCTGGGAAGACCCGGACGGTCATTGCCCTGAGTGAACAGCTGATGAAAGCCAACTGGGCCCGACGGATCCTGTTCCTCGCCGACCGAACGGCATTGGTCAATCAAGCCGCAAATGCTTTCAAGGCCCACCTACCTGCAGCAACGACCGTCAATCTTGTGACAGAAAAGATCACCGACGGACGCGTATACGTCTCCACCTATCCGACAATGATGAATCTGATCAACGAGGTTGATGAGACTGGGCGTCGCTTCGGGCCGGGCTACTTCGACCTCATTGTGATCGACGAAGCACATCGCTCCGTTTACGCGAAGTACGGCGCAATCTTCGACTATTTCGACGCGATGCTTGTGGGGCTGACGGCAACACCTAAAGACGAAGTCGATCACAACACCTATCGACTGTTCCACCTAGAGGATGGCGTGCCCACCGATGCCTATGGACTGGACGAGGCTGTCGAAGCTGGCTACCTCGTACCGCCAAGAGCCGTCTCACTAGGCACAAGGTTTCTTCGGCAAGGAATCAAATATGCGGACCTCAGCGAAGAAGAGAAAGACGACTGGGACGCAGTCGATTGGGGTGAGGACGGCGTTATCCCGGATGAGGTCGGGGCCGAGGAGCTCAATCGCTTCTTATTCAACGAAGACACGGTGGACAAGGCACTTGGTGCACTAATGGCCGACGGATACAAAGTTGCCGGTGGCGATCGCATCGGCAAGACCATCATCTTCGCGAAGAACACGGCCCACGCAGAGTTCATTTCTCAACGCTTTGATATCGGCTGGCCGGAGTTTGCTGGCCACTACGCGCGAGTGATCACGCACGCAACTCCCTACGCACAGAGCCTGATCGATGACTTCTCACAAGCCGACAAGTCGCCACACATCGCTATCAGTGTTGACATGCTCGACACTGGTATTGATGTTCCTGAAGTCGTGAATCTGGTGTTCTTCAAAGCCGTGCGTTCGAAGTCGAAGTTTTGGCAGATGATCGGCCGCGGCACGAGGTTGCGTCCGGCCCTGTTCGGTCCGAGCCAGGATAAGCGCGACTTCTTAGTCTTCGATTTCTGCGGCAATCTTGAGTACTTCAGTCAGGATCTTCCAGGGTCTGAGGGTTCTCTGCAGAAGTCCCTGACACAACGACTTTTTGAGGCCCGCCTCGGATTGCTGTCCGGTCTTGATGCAACACATGTGGATGCTGAGCTTCGGGCGACGACAGCCAAGTCGCTCCACAACATCGTGGCTGGCATGAATCTGGACAACGTGCTTGTCCGCCCACATCGCAGAGCCATCGAGCGATTCGCGTCTTGGGAGAACTGGTCATCCCTGACGCCAGAGGATCTCGAAATAGCAGCATCCGTCGCGGGTCTTCCAACATCACTGCGTGACGATGATGAAGATGCGAAGCGGTTTGACCTGTTGATTCTGCGCAGGCAGCTCGCGCAGCTTCAGGACGACGCACTGACGAAAGAGCGACTACGAGAAACAGTCCAGAACATCGCTGCTGCACTGTTGGGCAAGACATCGATCCCGTCAGTGTTCGAGCAAGCGGTTTTACTTGAACAGGTCGCGGGTGATGAGTGGTGGATCGACGTGACCCTTCCGATGTTGGAAGTGGCCCGCTTGAGGATCCGCGGGTTGGTGAAGTTCGCAGATAAGGCTCAGCGCAATGCCGTGTACACCGACTTTGAAGATGAGTTGGGAGAGGCCACCGAGGTTCAACTCCCAGGGCTGACTCCTGGCCTGAACATCGAACGCTTCCGAGCGAAGGCTGCTGCATACCTTCGCGAGCATCAGGACAATATCGCGCTCCAGCGGCTTCGCAGGAACCGCCAACTGACAGCAGAGGATCTATCCGCGCTGGAAGAGATGTTGGTGACTGCTGGCGTGGCCCAACCAGCAGAAGTGACGTGGGCGTCCCAGCAGGAAGGAGGCCTTGGACTCTTCATTCGATCACTGGTAGGACTGGATCGCCAGGCGGCAACAGAAGCCTTTGCCAAATATCTCGACGGATCGCTCTACACCGCCACCCAGATTCATTTCATCAATCTCATCGTCGAGGAACTGACCAACAACGGCGTGATGAGTGTGGATCGGCTGTTCGAATCCCCGTTCACCGATCATGCTCCAACTGGACCCGACTACGTATTTCCTAGCAGTGACGTCAGTGCGATCCTTGGCACCTTGCAGGAGATCACCCAACATGCGATCGCGGGCCCGCAAGCGTCTTGA